The following coding sequences lie in one Flexivirga oryzae genomic window:
- the menD gene encoding 2-succinyl-5-enolpyruvyl-6-hydroxy-3-cyclohexene-1-carboxylic-acid synthase, whose protein sequence is MAGVNPSTAIATVLLDELIRQGVRDVVLAPGSRSAPLAYAAEAAERAGRVRLHVRVDERSAAYLALGLAKTARMPVPVITTSGTAVANLHPAVLEASQGYVPLILLTADRPQELRGTGANQTTDQVKIFGSATRWFHEFGTPERRAGQQGIWRSVIGRAVAESRGYPSGDPGPVHLNVPLRDPLVPDQLDETDVDWPEGLDGRPHGEAWLSLRQPDSHPRGVVTGPGIAPVPRTLVLLGHLPTPHHSSELAELADAAGWPIMAEPFGAYRRGRVTPNGPLVLRAHDWVDQHLPERVLVGGRVTLDREVARLLRNPAVTVESVTPLTSWADPGHVVRRVHDWDDIERSHQAVASCVDRAWASQWRTAGQVVAAAAEPLIEGSWPSGPAIARTVVHNLPAESGLYLGSSNTARDVDLARDPREIMPGVVAVGNRGLSGIDGVVSSAIGFALSRAPHPSFALMGDLTFLHDTNALLIGPREPRPDLTIIVMNDNGGGIFGTLEPGRESLAGPYERIFATPTDTNVSELCAAHHIEHEYVAQADVLAERISRPAKGIRVCEVPIDRAGQREFRAELAAAAAAALTP, encoded by the coding sequence ATGGCAGGCGTGAACCCTTCCACCGCCATCGCGACCGTGCTGCTGGACGAGCTCATCCGACAGGGTGTGCGGGATGTCGTGCTGGCGCCGGGCTCTCGCTCCGCGCCGCTGGCGTATGCCGCCGAGGCGGCGGAGCGGGCCGGGCGGGTCCGGCTGCACGTCCGGGTGGACGAACGGTCCGCGGCATACCTCGCTCTCGGGTTGGCGAAGACCGCCCGTATGCCGGTCCCGGTCATCACCACCAGCGGCACCGCGGTGGCCAACCTGCACCCGGCCGTGCTCGAGGCGTCCCAGGGGTATGTGCCGCTCATCCTGCTGACGGCCGATCGACCGCAGGAGCTGCGGGGCACCGGTGCCAACCAGACCACCGACCAGGTCAAGATCTTCGGCTCGGCAACCCGGTGGTTCCACGAGTTCGGCACCCCCGAGCGTCGCGCCGGGCAACAGGGCATCTGGCGTTCGGTCATCGGCCGCGCCGTCGCGGAGTCGCGCGGTTACCCGTCCGGCGACCCGGGGCCGGTCCACCTCAACGTTCCGCTCCGCGATCCGCTCGTGCCGGATCAACTCGACGAGACCGACGTCGACTGGCCCGAGGGCCTGGACGGCCGGCCGCACGGTGAGGCGTGGCTCAGCCTGCGGCAGCCCGACTCGCACCCGCGTGGCGTGGTGACCGGTCCGGGCATCGCACCGGTGCCGCGCACCCTCGTGCTGCTCGGCCACCTGCCCACCCCCCACCACTCGTCCGAGCTGGCCGAACTCGCCGACGCGGCGGGCTGGCCGATCATGGCCGAGCCGTTCGGCGCCTACCGACGTGGCCGGGTGACGCCTAACGGGCCGCTGGTGTTGCGCGCACACGACTGGGTCGACCAGCACCTCCCGGAGCGGGTGCTGGTCGGCGGGCGCGTCACATTGGACCGGGAGGTGGCGCGGCTGTTGCGCAATCCCGCCGTCACGGTCGAGTCCGTCACGCCGCTGACCTCGTGGGCGGATCCAGGACATGTGGTGCGCCGCGTCCACGACTGGGACGACATCGAGCGGAGCCATCAGGCCGTGGCGTCCTGCGTGGATCGCGCGTGGGCGTCGCAGTGGCGGACCGCCGGACAGGTCGTCGCCGCGGCGGCCGAGCCGCTCATCGAAGGCAGCTGGCCGAGCGGTCCCGCGATCGCACGCACCGTCGTGCACAACCTGCCCGCCGAGTCGGGGCTGTACCTCGGGTCGTCGAACACCGCACGCGACGTGGACCTGGCCCGCGACCCGCGCGAGATCATGCCCGGCGTCGTCGCGGTCGGCAACCGCGGACTGTCCGGCATCGACGGAGTCGTGTCCTCGGCAATCGGCTTCGCACTCTCCCGCGCCCCGCATCCGTCGTTCGCGCTGATGGGCGACCTGACCTTCCTGCACGACACCAACGCGCTGCTGATCGGCCCGCGCGAGCCACGCCCCGACCTGACCATCATCGTGATGAACGACAACGGCGGCGGCATCTTCGGAACACTCGAACCGGGTCGCGAGTCACTCGCCGGGCCGTACGAGCGTATCTTCGCGACGCCGACCGACACCAACGTCAGTGAGCTGTGCGCCGCACACCACATCGAGCACGAGTATGTCGCTCAAGCCGACGTCCTGGCCGAGCGGATCTCCCGGCCCGCCAAGGGGATCCGGGTGTGCGAGGTGCCGATCGATCGGGCCGGTCAGCGGGAGTTCCGCGCCGAACTCGCCGCCGCAGCGGCAGCAGCGCTCACCCCCTGA